A stretch of the Salmo salar chromosome ssa20, Ssal_v3.1, whole genome shotgun sequence genome encodes the following:
- the LOC106581468 gene encoding extracellular calcium-sensing receptor, whose product MIHHSFDALKQSHCVHACQIVFQASALLRAVGRGVRSELKNTCVEVEEPEACPPPVVSSGSPQNLDLETDYGSAPHLVNPRFIAPGPDVITCPQSKPQQCRLMAGPSALPVLQREGDVMLGGLFSLHDMMLQPDLSFTSKPAPTRCTGFNFRTFRWMQTMRFAIEEINRDDHLLPNFTLGYKIYDSCSTPYHALRASVELMGGEGEGEVEGGSCHGLVPVVIGDGGSTLSLVVARFLGVFRVPQVSYFSSCACLSNKAEFPAFLRTMPSDFFQVDALVQLVQHFSWKWVGVVAGDDAYGRGGAQIFSEKVQKLGACVALHEIIPKNHAEGAMASIVARIRSSGAGVVLVFALEQDAGALFDEALRQGLTGVQWLASEAWSTASVLSTPPRFLPILQGSMGFAIRRAVHIPGLQEFLLRLHPSGPDASKDPFLRPFWEEVFRCSLQGDGGGDSQRGKPLCSGSEDLGSVRNIYSDVSQLRISYNVYKAVYAIAHALHAMRSCETGRGPFHLHACPNTDSVQPWQLLHYLKQVEFSNSFGDETKFDVNGDPVAVYDLVNWQLEADGQVEFVTVGRFDETTSLGRKKLYIQKTDIIWNGNQTTVPLSVCSSSCPPGTRRAIRPHLPICCFDCVVCTAGEISNQTDATECVRCLPEFWSNEECTACIPKLVDFLSYSDTMGIALLSVALLGSFCTATVILIFSCHHATPIVRANNSELSFLLLFSLTLCFLCSLTFIGRPSEWSCMLRHTAFGITFVLCISCVLGKTIVVLMAFRATLPASNVMKWFGPLQQRAFISLCTLVQVVICAVWLAVSPPSPRRLMTRESACVILLCDEGSTLGFCLVLGYIGLLASLCLLLAFLARKLPDNFNEAKFITFSMLIFCAVWVAFIPAYVSSPGKYSTATEVFAILGSSFGLLTCLFLPKCYIILLKPEKNNRKHLMAKSAADKTF is encoded by the exons CCTCAGTCCAAGCCTCAGCAGTGTAGACTGATGGCGGGTCCCTCTGCCCTGCCTGTGCTACAGAGGGAGGGGGATGTAATGCTGGGGGGCCTCTTCTCCCTCCATGACATGATGCTGCAGCCtgacctctccttcacctccaagCCAGCCCCCACACGCTGCACCGG GTTTAACTTCCGGACATTCCGCTGGATGCAGACCATGAGGTTTGCCATCGAGGAGATCAACAGAGATGATCATCTGCTCCCCAACTTCACTCTGGGATATAAGATATATGATTCGTGCAGTACTCCTTATCACGCCCTGAGGGCTTCTGTGGAACTGatggggggagaaggggagggagaggtggaggggggatcCTGTCATGGCCTGGTTCCGGTGGTCATCGGGGATGGAGGCTCCACTCTGTCTCTGGTGGTGGCTCGCTTCCTGGGAGTCTTCAGAGTACCTCAG gtcagttaTTTCTCTAGCTGTGCATGTCTCAGTAACAAGGCAGAGTTCCCAGCCTTCCTCAGGACCATGCCCAGTGACTTCTTCCAG GTGGATGCCCTGGTGCAGCTCGTCCAGCACTTCAGCTGGAAATGGGTGGGTGTGGTTGCCGGGGACGATGCATATGGTCGTGGGGGAGCCCAAATATTTTCTGAGAAG GTGCAGAAGCTCGGTGCCTGCGTGGCCCTCCATGAAATCATCCCCAAAAACCACGCGGAGGGGGCCATGGCCTCCATCGTTGCCCGTATTCGGTCCTCCGGGGCTGGGGTGGTTCTGGTGTTTGCCCTGGAGCAGGATGCTGGAGCTTTGTTTGACGAGGCCCTGCGGCAAGGTCTGACAGGGGTGCAGTGGCTGGCCAGCGAAGCCTGGAGTACAGCCTCagttctctccacccctccccgcTTCCTCCCTATCCTCCAGGGCTCTATGGGCTTTGCCATCCGCCGAGCTGTGCACATCCCTGGACTACAGGAGTTCCTGCTGCGTCTGCACCCCTCAGGCCCAGATGCCTCCAAGGACCCGTTCCTACGCCCTTTCTGGGAGGAGGTGTTTAGGTGTAGCCTGCAGGGTGATGGGGGTGGAGATAGTCAGAGGGGTAAACCTCTGTGCTCTGGGTCTGAGGACCTGGGCAGTGTCAGGAACATCTACTCTGACGTGTCTCAGTTGAGGATATCCTATAATGTGTACAAGGCTGTGTACGCCATTGCCCATGCACTGCATGCTATGAGGAGCTGCGAGACAGGAAGAGGACCTTTCCATCTGCATGCCTGCCCAAATACTGACAGTGTACAGCCATGGCAG CTCCTGCACTACCTGAAGCAGGTGGAGTTCTCTAACTCGTTTGGTGATGAGACTAAGTTTGATGTGAACGGGGACCCAGTGGCTGTGTATGACCTGGTGAACTGGCAGTTAGAGGCAGACGGTCAGGTGGAGTTTGTCACAGTGGGGAGGTTTGACGAGACTACCAGCCTGGGCAGGAAGAAACTATACATCCAGAAAACGGACATCATCTGGAATGGAAACCAGACAACA GTCCCTCTGTCAGTATGCAGTAGCAGCTGTCCACCAGGCACTCGGAGGGCCATCAGGCCTCACCTCCCTATCTGCTGCTTTGACTGTGTGGTCTGTACAGCAGGAGAGATTAGCAATCAGACAG ATGCTACAGAATGTGTCCGATGCCTACCTGAGTTCTGGTCCAATGAGGAGTGTACAGCCTGCATCCCCAAGCTGGTTGACTTCCTGTCCTACAGTGACACAATGGGTATCGCTCTGCTCTCCGTGGCCCTCCTGGGGTCCTTCTGCACTGCCACAGTCATCCTCATATTCTCCTGTCACCACGCCACCCCCATCGTCAGGGCCAACAACTCTGAGCTGAGCTTCCTGCTGCTCTTCTCCTTGACTCTGTGTTTTCTGTGTTCTCTTACTTTCATTGGCCGGCCCTCTGAGTGGTCCTGTATGCTGCGTCACACAGCGTTTGGGATCACCTTCGTCCTCTGCATCTCTTGTGTTCTGGGGAAAACAATAGTGGTGTTGATGGCCTTCAGGGCTACACTTCCAGCCAGTAATGTCATGAAATGGTTTGGGCCTCTACAGCAGAGAGCCTTCATCTCACTCTGTACTCTGGTCCAG GTGGTGatctgtgctgtgtggctggctgtTTCCCCTCCCAGCCCACGCAGACTGATGACACGTGAGAGTGCCTGTGTCATCCTCCTATGTGATGAGGGCTCAACTCTGGGCTTCTGCCTGGTGCTGGGCTACATCGGCCTTctggcctccctctgtctcctcttagCCTtcctggccaggaaactcccagaCAACTTCAATGAGGCCAAGTTCATCACCTTCAGCATGCTGATCTTCTGTGCTGTGTGGGTGGCCTTCATCCCTGCCTACGTCAGCTCTCCTGGGAAGTACTCCACGGCCACGGAGGTGTTCGCCATCCTGGGCTCCAGTTTCGGCCTGCTGACCTGCCTCTTCCTGCCCAAATGTTACATAATTCTGCTGAAGCCTGAGAAGAACAACAGGAAACACCTCATGGCCAAGTCTGCAGCTGACAAGACATTCTAG